From the Schistocerca piceifrons isolate TAMUIC-IGC-003096 chromosome 2, iqSchPice1.1, whole genome shotgun sequence genome, the window CCTGGAATCTCGTTGgcagaagtagaattgtcttcagtaatgacttTCGATGCGAGCTGAGCTCcgatgaacagcgaaaacgtatctGGAGATGTCCTGGGTAGAGGTGTGATGTCAACCTCAATGTCACACCATACTGCCCAATaaccaggactgatgatctggggtgctaTTATTTTTCATAACAGGGCGctatggttgtcatctgtggcactgtTAGAGCACAGCTATGGTCGAcaatattttacaccctgttttgttgcccttcctggCAAGCCAACCtcggcttacattttagcaaaaaatggttcaaatggctctgagcactatgggacttaacttccgaggtcatcagtcccctggaacttagaactacttaaacctaactaacctaaccgtagcggtcgcgcggtttcagactgtagcgcctagagccgctcggtcactccggccggcacattttagcaagataatgtctTCCCACACATGGTGACAGTTTCTAGTCTGTGTCTTCACGCTTGCCAAACTGTACCTCAGCCAGCAAGGTTGCAGAACCTCTCCCCAGTTAAAAATGTTTGGATCATTATGGGAAGGGCCCTCCAACGAGCTAGGGATATTGACGATCTAACTTGCCAACTGAACAGAATTtgtcacaatatccctcaggagaacatccaacaactctgtcaatgaatgcCATCCGGTTAGCTGCTGTcatatgggccagaggtggaccaacatcttattgacttgctcaatatatgaagctgtttctcttgaaaaaaaaaaaattaaaaaaaaatcgtccagcttttctgaaactgtaatcatttgtttgtatgtgaatgtaattctcatctacagatttccatgctattcagataattccttcatggtgtatcGTTTTTTGTCTTATACTCTATTTTTATCAGTATTTGAGATTTATTCAGTGAGCTCATAAAAGTGGTAGAAATAATCAATTAACTTGGAGCTCACTCAGTAACATGTACTTTATGGTTCTGTTTCAGGACACGTTACGACGTGTCAGCAAGCATGTTGGGTGTATCATTTCCCAAACCGGATGCCCATTTCGATGACCTGTTCCAACCACACCATGGGACCAGACAGAACCACTGGCCATTAGCGACTTCACACTCGAGAATCGATCCAGTCTCCTTTGGGCGAGTTGGGCAACCATACACTGAAGACATGTTCTCGCCATACCAAAAAAATTGGTACCCTGTGTTCATTTCTCCAGCGATTGAAGACGAAGAGACACGGCACGGATTTCTTTCCCATATCAGCGGTAGCGGCTCCGCATTCAGCGGAGAACTGGCCCCAACAGTCTCCAAATTTAGCGACACCATTCAGCCAGGGAATATAGATAGTGCAGCAGAACAAGTGCATGTTAGTTCACTGGATGGCGCTTCTGGAGTCAGTGAAAATCAGTTGACTTCTCCAGTGCAGAAGCTTCATGTCAGTACTCACAACCACCTTCCAGCTGCAGAGGTCACATCTTCTTCTTTCAACCCATTTGCCGAATATGGCCGCTATTCAGTTCATCCACTGGGGACACACCAACAATCTATGGAATACGCGCCAGTAAGGACTATGTCTGATGAATCTGATACTCTGGAAAGCGAGCAGCCGACTGACTTGTCTATGCCAAAGAATGGCCTGCAAAACTTAGACGGGGGAAGTACAGCAGATGAAAATTCATGCCAGAATGCTGATGCATTTCATGACTCTTATTATGGACGCACTGAGTCTCCCATTTGCCAACTAACCTACACACACTTGTCAGATGTATCTAACGACTCAGAGGAAGACTTGGATGAAAACCTGAAAAATCTGCAGACATCTACACCCAGTTTTGCAAAGAAACGATTTGAACAATTAGTGCCACATCAGCTTGCCCTACCATGGATATCTACGCAACCCATAATTGAGAGAGCTAATATATCCATGTTTGATCTTGTGGCCAGTTTTGCACAAATGTTTATGGACCCTTCAGcaattattttatatatttgctGGCTACTACGGAATCAATTTTTGGACATGATTGAGTTGTCCCATAAAGTtccaaaacagaaacaaaaaatcgTAGAACTGAAAGAAGACAGCTTTTATGTGCACAGTGATGCAACAAGCAGTGCAGAAAATATGGCTGACGAACATATGCAGCCAGAAGGTGAGGAGTTTGAAGTGATTCATGTCaatccagatgatgatgatgatgatgatgatgaaagtggaGTGGGGAGTGAGCAGCTTCATGTTCAATCACCAACAGTGTGCTCACTGTCTAACCAGCAGCTCCTTGCTGAAGTACCCACAGAGATACAAAGAGCAGAGCAGAATACTCTGCCTCTCCAAAAGCCTATATCTCCCATATCAGCGCTTACAGTGCCATCAGTATCACATTTGGAGTCGAGCACATTATCTATGGATTCGATCATGTCACCTGAGAAAGATACTAAGGCGCTCCTTTTTCTTTCCCGGCCATCATCGTCTCGAAATTCCTGTGCCCAACAGAATTACTATTTCCCGCTCCCTATGCTAAAAGAACAGTCCTATTCTTCACGAGATAAAGATATGAGGCAGCATTTCACAGATGCACCATCAACTCAGCTCCTATTACCAGGCTCAACTACCATATCGGCGGCCCAGAAACGGCCGTATAGGGAAACAGAGGCTATGTGCGAAGCAGCCCATTGCTCAGGTCCTAAACAGTTACGTCGCTCGCTGAGGCTTCAGTCTGTAGCTAAAGAATCTACCTGCACCAGTGTGAAGAGAAACATGCGGCCTCGGAATCATCAGGATCGCCGCAGACCAAAGCCTGCAgatgaggaagtacagtgcatGACACTAACAAGGCCACAGCAGTCGCCCAATCTCGAAGCTGAAGCGAGAAAATGCACACCCGCCACAAGAAAGAGAAGCAGGGAGCCTTGGGACCATAAGGGACTCTTGAGCTTCGTGGCTCAGAATGCTTTCAAACTGCCACGTTATGTTTGGACTGAACGGAAGGAGGGCGAGCAGAGAAAAAGTATGCGCCTTGCAAAGAAAATGCAAAGCAGAAGGTATTTCCTCAGACCAAGATTACATACAAAGAGCTGAAGACTGAAATAAGTATCTGATTCTGAACTATCATATTGAGAATACCTATGACCTTACTCCAGAGTCCTGTTTGGAGGAAGATATCCATAGGTGTGATTTTTTTTgtgcataaaaatacacaaaatgatGTTTAGGGTGAAAGGATACGTTTGTCAGTGGTATGTTTAATAGTTGATAATGATGTGTAATCGATCTCTCATGAAATAATTCTCTATTGTAGATAAACTTGATGGCATTACAGTATAGTTATCAGTTTGCTCTGGAGTACTGAAGTCAAAATATTAGCTATGCTCCTTTTCTGGTGCCCCAAACCAGAACAATCctagcaacaatgtgtgttttggGAACATTAATTCTGTGAACATTCTATTGACAATTTGTCAAAGGACCAGAATTTCACTTATCAAACTTTCCTCAAGCAAGACTTGACTATTGTCTTGTGAGATGATAAATGCAGCGGACACCAAAGTGAACTTTTCAAATGACATTTATTGATGTAGTACTAAAGTAATgtgtggaataatagtagtttttCATTTAAAACCATATTGATAACAGAGAAGACATAATTTGTTGTAAATATGACATTACAATAACATTTATACAATAATATCTACTGCTTAAAAGTTCGTTTTAATTCTTCCTTGCTAGTCAATTACTAGTTGAAAATACTTTGTAAACTAAAAACAGGTGCATAATAGAAACGATATTGTTTGTATATTGTCTTCCTTAGGTAGGAATCCACAAAAACGAATTGAATGTTGTAAATACGTTCATTTAAATGTCAAACAGATGATTTCAGACATGAAAAGTTATATGTTACATTTTAAGCAATCGTCATGTGATTAAAGAAACAAATAGATACCCTTATTGAATGTCATTATATTCTTGATATAGATGCTAAatgctttaaaaattttttttgaagaaacacaaagaaaaaagttgtccaatttttatttttaacctgTAAAACATTTTAGTGTCAAAGTTGGCAAAGCAT encodes:
- the LOC124776553 gene encoding uncharacterized protein LOC124776553; amino-acid sequence: MLGVSFPKPDAHFDDLFQPHHGTRQNHWPLATSHSRIDPVSFGRVGQPYTEDMFSPYQKNWYPVFISPAIEDEETRHGFLSHISGSGSAFSGELAPTVSKFSDTIQPGNIDSAAEQVHVSSLDGASGVSENQLTSPVQKLHVSTHNHLPAAEVTSSSFNPFAEYGRYSVHPLGTHQQSMEYAPVRTMSDESDTLESEQPTDLSMPKNGLQNLDGGSTADENSCQNADAFHDSYYGRTESPICQLTYTHLSDVSNDSEEDLDENLKNLQTSTPSFAKKRFEQLVPHQLALPWISTQPIIERANISMFDLVASFAQMFMDPSAIILYICWLLRNQFLDMIELSHKVPKQKQKIVELKEDSFYVHSDATSSAENMADEHMQPEGEEFEVIHVNPDDDDDDDDESGVGSEQLHVQSPTVCSLSNQQLLAEVPTEIQRAEQNTLPLQKPISPISALTVPSVSHLESSTLSMDSIMSPEKDTKALLFLSRPSSSRNSCAQQNYYFPLPMLKEQSYSSRDKDMRQHFTDAPSTQLLLPGSTTISAAQKRPYRETEAMCEAAHCSGPKQLRRSLRLQSVAKESTCTSVKRNMRPRNHQDRRRPKPADEEVQCMTLTRPQQSPNLEAEARKCTPATRKRSREPWDHKGLLSFVAQNAFKLPRYVWTERKEGEQRKSMRLAKKMQSRRYFLRPRLHTKS